A part of Thermoplasmata archaeon genomic DNA contains:
- the kdpB gene encoding potassium-transporting ATPase subunit KdpB, producing MAEPGAQVSVRRTPHTSVRRVLADSFRKFDPRREVHNPMMFVVWVLFVFVLVLTVFPRAFPDIARFYTPGYYLSVSIILFLTLWFAHISDAIAEAQGRAQADSLREIRSGIRARQVLPDGTTRWVAADVLRVGDTVEIRPGEPVPIDGDVIRGAALIDESMMTGESAAVLRESGGDKTSVLGGARVVQGTIRMRVSAVRGESFLDRLIRLVEGQEREPTPNELALAVLLAAITVALFTVVVTFVYIANFTNIVAVDLATIIALFVCLMPTTIGALLPAIGISGINRVARANVIAKSGKAVEAAGDLDTLILDKTGTITVGNRLAVQFVPGPEVPMDTLVEAAMLSSSLDDTPEGRSIVRLAARRGTAVRRLDPASIKVLPFTAERRMSGIALGDGTEFYKGSLQAMEAYGTVLPPELKRAAADVSRQGMTPLAVSAHRRAVGLVVLKDVVKPGIRDRIRELHLMGIRTIMCTGDNRLTAAAIARESGVDDFVAEAKPETKLTLVEREKAAGRLVAMSGDGSNDAPALARADVGLAMNSGTSAAKEAGNMVDLDNDPTKLIQVVSIGKQLLITRGALTTFSITNDVAKYFAIIPAIFIAAGAASLPGVALLNLLGLSNPQLAVLATLLFNALVIPLLIPLALAGVPFRPRPAIDLLRRHLIYYGFGGLVSAFVGIKLLYLLLAWLATQPLVQEIGTVVAHYLPLGGL from the coding sequence ATGGCCGAGCCGGGCGCCCAGGTGTCGGTCCGCCGCACCCCGCACACGTCGGTGCGGCGGGTCCTCGCGGATTCGTTCCGCAAGTTCGACCCCCGCCGGGAGGTCCACAACCCGATGATGTTCGTCGTCTGGGTCCTCTTCGTCTTCGTGCTCGTGCTCACGGTGTTCCCACGCGCCTTCCCCGACATCGCGCGCTTCTACACCCCCGGCTATTACCTCAGCGTCTCGATCATCCTGTTCCTGACGCTCTGGTTCGCCCACATCTCCGACGCGATCGCCGAGGCGCAGGGCCGGGCGCAGGCCGACAGCCTGCGCGAGATCCGCAGCGGGATCCGCGCGCGCCAGGTCCTGCCCGACGGGACGACCCGCTGGGTGGCGGCGGACGTGCTGCGGGTCGGCGACACCGTGGAGATCCGACCGGGCGAGCCCGTGCCGATCGACGGCGACGTGATCCGGGGCGCGGCGCTCATCGACGAGTCGATGATGACCGGCGAGAGCGCGGCCGTCCTGCGCGAGAGCGGCGGCGACAAGACGAGCGTCCTCGGCGGCGCGCGCGTCGTCCAGGGGACGATTCGGATGCGGGTGAGCGCCGTGCGGGGCGAGTCGTTCCTCGACCGGCTGATCCGCCTGGTGGAGGGTCAGGAGCGCGAGCCGACGCCGAACGAGCTGGCCCTCGCGGTGCTCCTGGCGGCGATCACGGTCGCGCTGTTCACGGTCGTGGTGACGTTCGTCTACATCGCGAACTTCACGAACATCGTCGCGGTCGACCTGGCCACGATCATCGCGCTCTTCGTCTGCCTCATGCCGACGACGATCGGGGCGCTCCTCCCCGCGATCGGCATCTCGGGCATCAACCGGGTCGCGCGGGCCAACGTGATCGCCAAGAGCGGCAAGGCGGTCGAGGCGGCCGGCGACCTCGACACGCTGATCCTGGACAAGACCGGGACGATCACGGTCGGCAATCGCCTCGCGGTCCAGTTCGTCCCAGGCCCCGAGGTCCCGATGGACACCCTGGTCGAGGCCGCGATGCTCAGCTCGAGCCTGGACGACACGCCCGAGGGCCGGTCGATCGTCCGGCTCGCCGCGCGTCGGGGCACCGCGGTCCGCCGCCTCGACCCCGCCTCGATCAAGGTCCTGCCGTTCACCGCCGAGCGGCGCATGAGCGGGATCGCGCTCGGCGACGGCACCGAGTTCTACAAGGGCTCGCTGCAGGCAATGGAGGCCTATGGGACGGTCCTGCCGCCCGAGCTCAAGCGGGCCGCGGCCGACGTCTCGCGCCAGGGCATGACCCCGCTCGCGGTGAGCGCCCACCGGCGCGCCGTGGGCCTGGTCGTGCTCAAGGACGTGGTCAAGCCCGGCATCCGCGACCGGATCCGCGAGCTCCACCTCATGGGGATCCGCACGATCATGTGCACCGGCGACAACCGACTGACCGCGGCCGCGATCGCGCGCGAGAGCGGCGTCGACGACTTCGTCGCCGAGGCGAAACCCGAGACCAAGCTCACCCTCGTCGAGCGCGAGAAAGCCGCCGGCCGCCTCGTCGCGATGAGCGGGGACGGCTCGAACGACGCTCCGGCGCTGGCGCGGGCGGACGTGGGGCTCGCCATGAACAGCGGGACGAGCGCGGCGAAGGAAGCGGGCAACATGGTCGACCTCGACAACGATCCGACCAAGCTGATCCAGGTCGTCTCGATCGGAAAGCAGCTACTGATCACCCGCGGCGCGCTGACGACCTTCTCGATCACGAACGACGTCGCGAAGTACTTCGCGATCATCCCGGCGATCTTCATCGCCGCGGGCGCCGCGAGCCTGCCCGGCGTCGCGCTACTCAACCTGCTCGGGCTCTCGAACCCGCAGCTCGCGGTCCTCGCGACGCTCCTGTTCAACGCGCTGGTCATCCCGCTGCTGATCCCGCTCGCGCTCGCCGGCGTGCCGTTCCGGCCCCGCCCGGCGATCGACCTGTTGCGCCGCCACCTCATCTACTACGGATTCGGGGGGCTCGTCAGCGCGTTCGTGGGCATCAAGCTCCTGTACCTCCTCCTCGCCTGGCTCGCCACCCAGCCGCTCGTCCAGGAGATCGGGACCGTCGTCGCGCACTACCTGCCGCTCGGAGGGCTGTGA